The DNA segment CAGCCAAACGACATCCCACGCTGTCCCGCTCCAGCGCCGAAGCCGAGTATCGCGGTGTGGCCAATGTTGTGTCTGAAACATGCTGGATTTGTAACCTTTTACTTGAGCTCGAGTACCCAAATCAGAAATCTACAGTTGTTTACTGTGATAACGTCAGCGCCATTTATCTCACCGGTAATACAGTTCAATACCATCGAACAAAGCATGTCGAGATGGACATTCACTTTGTCTCGGAACGGGTCGCCAAAGTCGAAGTCCGTGTGCTACATGTCCCGTCCCGATATCAAATAGCTGACATTTTCACTAAAGGCCTGCCCTCACCTCTGTTCGAGGACTTCAAAAATAGTCTCAATGTTCGGCCTCTAAACctttcgactacgggggtgtattagagaTATTTATTAGTATTTACTGTTACTGTACTTATCTACACAACAGTTAGACAGAATTAGAGTTTCACTGAAACGTGAACTGTACTATGTATTTATACCATTTTACACATCAATGATAATCACTGAGAATTACATTGTtacaaaattaactttttttaaataaggcttaatacatcatttgccttctgaacttgtccaaaatggttgattggtcctctgaactttcaaagtgtctcgatagccccttgaacttgcataaaatgttcagttagtctcctgaacttgcataaaatgtaattaattaatcactcggttgtaaaaaagtaagttaaacgCGAAAGATATATTGCACGCATCttagaaaaagtaaaacgaccaaaatcggggtatgcgattataatatcAGAGAAAAGAATGTTTTATAGTTAtataagtaagaaattcttttttaacatgttttaatctattttctgaaatatgtaataacattctaaggcacgtgtaacatatcttccgcatttgacttacttttttacaatcgaATAATTAATTGTttacattttatataaattcagaaggctaattaaacattttatgcaagttcaggaagtcattgagacactttaaaagttcaaaagttcagaggcaaatgatgtatcaAGCCTTATTTATATTTGTATACTATTAATTTCCTCGGCGTGCGTTTACAATTAGGAAACCGATTCTTGCGGACAAAGAAAACACAATTCCGAATACAAAAGGGGAATTCTACTATCACAATCTATAAATAACTATCACAAAATACTTTCTCTGGTTTTTCTTTGTAGCTGGAGTGCGTTtgtcttcttcaatttctttccGTTGCAAGGTAAGTTTCAATCTATCAtctccatttttttttctcGAATTCTTTCTCTGGCTTAGAGGCATGACTGTGTTTTCGTCTTGTAGGTTACATGAGTTAGACCTCATTCGtgttaaaaatagaaaatctaaACCCCAAACCAAAAACTTTTCTATCACAATACAATTGTGTTAACCTGTTTGGATAGTCGATTTGGTATTATGTTTTTGGATTACGGttctattttaaatatttatattatttttagattaaCATGTTACACTAACTTCGAAAAGTCAGCCAATATGATCTTAGATAGTCATCTGTTAGTGTTAGGTAGTTATGTAATGCGttaagtaataattataatttgacatATAACAATACGAgataatataacaataattttaaatatttgtatGTATCGTTAACATATCTAACTCTAACTCAATCCAAAAATTTGTGAGTCAGTTTCCGATGGTGTACTTTAGTCACCTCTAAATGTGAGTGCATGAGAATTGAAATTGAGAAATATATATGCTGTCTGTAGGATTATGTACTGTTTTTGTTTGAATTCTTCTTTGATAAACAGATTATATTGATGGTTAGTTTAATTTTCTTTGTGTTTTCTTTGTGTTTCAACAGTGACCAATCCTTGCAATTGATTATTCTCCTCAAATCCTAGTATTCTAAAGAATGGGTAGCAGTAAACGAAGATCAAATGCTTTGGAGAAAAACGGAATTGACGATTTGAGAAAAGTTTCAAGACAAAAGTACATGAAGAAAAGGGAGGAAAAGAAAGTGAATCAACTCAGAGATGAAATAGAAGATGAACATTATCTTTTTAATGGTCTGAAGCTCACTGAATCAGAGTATCGGAAATTGAGAACCAAGCAACAACTTTTACAACTTGTAACCAAGAGGTCATATGAGGCCTATGAGACAAATGAGTACAGAATGCCAGATGCATACGATCAGGAAGGCAATGTTAGCCAAGACAAGAGGTTTTCTGTGGCTATGCAGCGGTATAGGGAATCTGGTGCTGGTGAGAAAATGAACCAGGAGGCTTGGGAAGAATATCAAATTGGGAAAGCAACACTCAAGTTTGGCTCAAAGCATGAACAAAAAACATCTGATGATTATCAGTTTGTGTATGAAGACCATATTGAATCTATCAAGGCATCAGTGATGGATGGTGACAAGCTTGATGAACATTTAATGCCTTGTGAGACTATGGCAAAATCAGCTTTTGAGAAGATTCAGGAGGATCGGAAAGCTTTACCAATATACGAATATCGGGATGAACTACTTGATGCTATTGAGAAGTTTCAGGTTCTTGTTATTGTAGGAGAAACTGGTTCAGGAAAGACCACTCAAATACCCCAGTATCTTCATGAAGCTGGTTATACCAAGCGTGGGAAGGTCGGTTGTACACAGCCAAGACGGGTTGCTGCTTTGAGTGTTGCTGCAAGGGTTGCTCAAGAAATGGGTGTCAAACTTGGGCACAAGGTTGGCTATTCCATTCGTTTTGAAGACTGCACATCAGATAAGACCATTCTGAAGTATATGACTGATGGAATGCTCTTGCAAGAATTCCTTAGTGAGCCAGATTTAGCCAGCTATAGTGTAGTAATAGTGGATGAGGCTCATGAAAGAACTTTGTCAACAGATATACTATTTGGACTAGTGAAGGATCTTGCCAGACTCCGTCCAGACTTGAAGTTGCTCATCTCAAGTGCTACACTGGATGCTGTCAAGTTTAGTGATTACTTCGATTCAGCTCCGATTTTCAAAATTCCTGGGAGGAGGTTTCCTGTTGAGATACACTTCACAAAAGCACCAGAACCTGATTATCTAGATGCAGCAATAGTAACTGCGCTTCAAATCCACGTTAAGGAACCGCCAGGAGGAGATATTTTAGTTTTCCTCACTGGTCAGGAGGAAATTGAGACAGCTGAGGAAATTCTGAAGCATAGGATAAGAGGTTTGGGAACGAAGGTTGCAGAGCTTATAATATGCCCAATATATGCAAATTTACCAACTCAGCTTCAAGCTAAAATATTTGAACCTACTCCAGAGGGGGCACGGAAGGTTATCC comes from the Euphorbia lathyris chromosome 5, ddEupLath1.1, whole genome shotgun sequence genome and includes:
- the LOC136229610 gene encoding pre-mRNA-splicing factor ATP-dependent RNA helicase DEAH1-like, encoding MGSSKRRSNALEKNGIDDLRKVSRQKYMKKREEKKVNQLRDEIEDEHYLFNGLKLTESEYRKLRTKQQLLQLVTKRSYEAYETNEYRMPDAYDQEGNVSQDKRFSVAMQRYRESGAGEKMNQEAWEEYQIGKATLKFGSKHEQKTSDDYQFVYEDHIESIKASVMDGDKLDEHLMPCETMAKSAFEKIQEDRKALPIYEYRDELLDAIEKFQVLVIVGETGSGKTTQIPQYLHEAGYTKRGKVGCTQPRRVAALSVAARVAQEMGVKLGHKVGYSIRFEDCTSDKTILKYMTDGMLLQEFLSEPDLASYSVVIVDEAHERTLSTDILFGLVKDLARLRPDLKLLISSATLDAVKFSDYFDSAPIFKIPGRRFPVEIHFTKAPEPDYLDAAIVTALQIHVKEPPGGDILVFLTGQEEIETAEEILKHRIRGLGTKVAELIICPIYANLPTQLQAKIFEPTPEGARKVILATNIAETSLTIDGIKYVIDPGFCKTKSYNLRTGVEALLVTPISKASCMQRAGRSVRTGPGKCFRLYTAYSYKHDMDANTVPEIQRTNLASVVLSLKRLGIHDFCAFDFMDPPPSESLMKALELLYALGALDKHGDLTKVGKLMAEFPLDPMLSKMIVASEKYKCSDEEMLGTI